In Polyangiaceae bacterium, a genomic segment contains:
- a CDS encoding two-component system sensor protein yields the protein MDLRTRTSLFCGALALAIAVSMLLRGRPQRPQIFFAAFAADIGLWYLAQWLYHFIRADVWAHFTALLAVLLPQFALHLFEAVVPQPAPRSTLLRVARLLLIPMLVAVLSPIHGHGLVRGAVFLYVFGLIAAGLVSLALRGQKSDSRATQRRVRFLVLIGAFATLFTLGDFLWFIGAPLPPVGAVLSIVFLFVLAESMSRERLLDLYEILGQLVVSTALAFSLAGIFYVFVVLVGGFNTMYLNAVLAAIVILVLFEPLRAKVEEYIQRLFFLERVDLDKAVTSARRNLLHVLQVEEMTQVVISALESSRRATGAALFLRNPGGSDFRLADAFGAPMPPLVDAATARPLIERLEGANSLLLEEVEGDLQRTNHAERDASSDRQVLAAAELLGPLARGLCLAVRSEDGELLGILVVADERVRDAFSPDEVVLLESLTVQMGVVIENSRVYQRLQERDRLAALGQMAAGLAHEIKNPLGAIKGAAQLLNEPVAGEQSAVDAEFLGIILEEVERLDRVVGSVLDYARPSKSNLGTTDANSVVQRTLQILRADTPDSCELFANLDEHLPLVRADAEHLRQVLMNLVKNAVQAGASRVELRTQPARDNRVLGEASETDVGWVELVVVDDGPGIIPKLMDKLFLPFFTTKDKGTGLGLAISQRLVQEMGGNIAAASDEAGARFTITLPATNKDSVSLVPPARAPDDSASSTRRLAAAGESNRRPRTSAVGVSTAELDRRDDLLPES from the coding sequence GTGGATCTCCGCACTCGAACCTCGCTGTTCTGCGGCGCGTTGGCGCTTGCCATCGCGGTGTCCATGCTGCTTCGCGGCCGCCCGCAGAGGCCTCAGATCTTCTTTGCGGCGTTCGCGGCAGATATCGGCCTTTGGTACCTAGCCCAGTGGCTCTACCACTTTATCCGCGCGGATGTATGGGCGCACTTCACGGCGTTGCTCGCGGTGCTGCTGCCCCAGTTTGCACTCCACCTCTTCGAAGCGGTGGTACCGCAGCCCGCGCCGCGCTCGACTCTGCTGCGGGTCGCGCGTCTCTTGCTGATCCCCATGCTGGTGGCCGTTTTGTCGCCAATCCACGGCCATGGTCTGGTGCGTGGGGCGGTGTTTCTTTACGTCTTCGGCTTGATCGCCGCCGGCCTGGTGTCGCTCGCTCTGCGCGGACAAAAGAGCGACTCCCGAGCAACGCAGCGCCGCGTGCGCTTTCTGGTGTTGATTGGCGCGTTCGCCACGTTGTTCACGTTGGGCGACTTCCTCTGGTTCATCGGCGCGCCGCTCCCACCGGTTGGCGCGGTGCTCAGCATCGTTTTTCTCTTCGTCCTCGCGGAGTCGATGTCGCGCGAGCGCCTGCTCGACCTTTACGAAATCTTGGGGCAGCTCGTCGTCTCTACGGCTCTCGCGTTTTCGCTGGCCGGGATCTTCTACGTGTTCGTGGTGTTGGTTGGCGGCTTCAACACCATGTACCTGAACGCGGTGCTGGCTGCGATCGTCATCCTGGTGTTGTTCGAGCCGCTGCGCGCCAAGGTCGAAGAGTACATCCAGCGGTTGTTCTTCTTGGAGCGGGTAGATCTCGACAAGGCAGTCACTTCCGCGCGGAGAAATTTGCTGCACGTGCTGCAGGTCGAGGAGATGACCCAGGTCGTTATCTCTGCGCTCGAGAGCTCGCGTCGCGCGACGGGGGCAGCCTTGTTCTTGCGCAACCCGGGTGGTAGCGACTTTCGTCTCGCGGATGCATTCGGCGCGCCGATGCCTCCGTTGGTCGACGCTGCTACCGCTCGGCCACTGATCGAGCGCCTCGAGGGAGCGAACTCGCTGCTCCTCGAGGAAGTGGAGGGTGACCTCCAGCGCACCAATCACGCGGAGCGCGATGCGAGCAGCGACCGACAAGTGCTCGCGGCGGCCGAGCTCCTAGGACCTCTGGCTCGAGGTCTATGCCTCGCGGTGCGCAGCGAAGACGGCGAGCTGCTCGGGATCTTGGTGGTGGCCGACGAACGGGTGCGGGACGCATTCAGTCCTGATGAGGTCGTGCTGCTCGAGTCGCTGACCGTGCAGATGGGCGTCGTGATCGAGAACTCTCGCGTCTACCAGCGCTTGCAGGAGCGCGACCGGCTTGCGGCGCTGGGGCAAATGGCCGCTGGTCTAGCCCACGAAATCAAGAACCCGCTGGGCGCCATCAAAGGCGCTGCACAGTTGCTGAACGAACCGGTCGCGGGAGAACAGTCCGCCGTGGATGCTGAGTTTCTCGGCATCATCCTGGAGGAAGTCGAGCGCCTGGATCGCGTAGTTGGTTCAGTGCTCGACTACGCGCGCCCCTCCAAGTCGAACCTGGGGACCACGGACGCGAACTCCGTGGTGCAGCGCACCCTACAGATCCTTCGCGCCGACACCCCCGACAGCTGCGAGCTTTTTGCGAACCTCGATGAACACCTTCCCTTGGTTCGCGCAGACGCAGAGCACCTGCGCCAGGTGCTGATGAATCTGGTGAAGAACGCGGTGCAGGCTGGCGCTTCGCGGGTAGAGCTGCGCACGCAGCCAGCGCGAGACAACCGGGTGTTGGGCGAGGCGTCCGAGACCGATGTTGGCTGGGTCGAGCTAGTCGTGGTGGACGATGGCCCCGGTATCATTCCGAAGCTGATGGACAAGTTGTTCCTGCCGTTCTTCACAACCAAGGACAAGGGCACGGGGTTGGGACTCGCGATCAGTCAGCGTCTGGTTCAGGAGATGGGGGGCAATATCGCGGCCGCCTCCGACGAAGCGGGTGCTCGGTTCACGATCACGTTGCCCGCAACCAACAAAGACTCTGTCAGTCTGGTGCCGCCCGCGCGGGCGCCCGACGACAGCGCCAGTTCCACCCGCCGGCTCGCCGCCGCGGGTGAAAGCAACCGTCGGCCGCGCACCTCAGCGGTTGGTGTGTCAACCGCGGAGCTGGACCGCCGGGACGACCTACTTCCAGAGAGCTGA
- a CDS encoding DUF4388 domain-containing protein has protein sequence MADRIAPSSSGSQSPSGGGGLALRFISGKYQGGEFPLESDREIYIGRSSDLEMVLVEEMVSRKHARITVRGADITIEDLGSTNGTFVNGEKIEQASLKEGDRVLIGTSILKVVSTTGSQAGIRVPAGGIQSAGRNRTMAGTDEGPRMSGAIEEVPLPDLLQLFGTSRKSGVLVVSTDHNAGRIHLKQGIVHFASIDSSPDLPGLKAIYRMLTWQRGLFQLDPPEERNFDNPLDLPVQEILMEAFRQQDEFGVLREKLPASEVPLMLSVPLEPKLSELGAKELDVLQLALNSPDLGAVMDSSGLSDLETGEILLKLLSKKYLTSAE, from the coding sequence ATGGCCGACAGAATCGCGCCCAGTTCTAGCGGCTCGCAGTCTCCGTCAGGAGGTGGGGGGCTCGCCCTCCGTTTCATCTCTGGCAAGTACCAGGGGGGAGAGTTCCCCTTGGAGAGTGACCGCGAGATCTACATCGGACGCTCCAGTGATCTGGAGATGGTGCTCGTAGAGGAGATGGTGTCGCGCAAGCACGCACGCATCACCGTGCGCGGCGCTGACATCACCATCGAGGATCTCGGATCTACGAACGGTACGTTCGTGAACGGCGAGAAGATCGAGCAGGCGAGCCTCAAAGAAGGTGACCGCGTGCTGATCGGTACCAGCATCCTCAAGGTCGTTTCCACGACGGGATCTCAGGCGGGCATTCGGGTTCCCGCGGGTGGCATCCAGAGCGCAGGCCGCAATCGCACCATGGCGGGCACTGACGAAGGGCCACGCATGAGCGGCGCGATCGAAGAAGTGCCGCTACCCGATCTGCTTCAGCTCTTCGGTACCTCCCGGAAGAGCGGCGTACTGGTGGTGAGCACCGACCACAACGCGGGTCGCATTCACCTCAAGCAAGGCATCGTGCACTTCGCCAGCATCGATTCGAGTCCCGACCTTCCGGGCTTGAAGGCGATCTATCGCATGCTGACCTGGCAGCGCGGCCTGTTCCAGCTGGACCCGCCGGAGGAGCGCAACTTCGACAACCCCCTGGATCTCCCGGTGCAAGAGATCCTGATGGAGGCGTTCCGCCAGCAAGACGAGTTCGGCGTCCTGCGTGAGAAGCTCCCGGCGAGCGAAGTGCCGTTGATGCTCTCGGTGCCGCTCGAGCCGAAGTTGAGCGAGCTTGGAGCGAAGGAACTCGATGTCCTGCAGCTCGCCCTCAACTCACCCGACCTAGGCGCGGTGATGGATTCGAGCGGCCTTTCGGATCTGGAAACGGGCGAGATTCTGCTCAAGCTCTTGAGCAAGAAGTACCTCACGTCCGCCGAGTAG
- a CDS encoding bifunctional salicylyl-CoA 5-hydroxylase/oxidoreductase, producing MDVVCVGGGPAGLYFAALLKQSHPETRVRVYERNRADDTFGFGVVFSDRTMDNLREADEPSQQAITQSFAHWDDIDIHYRGEVITSVGHGFAGMSRQRLLTILQERARELGVELHFEHDIGDVSQFQDADLVVAADGINSQIRSALAADFAPDIDDRPNRFVWLGTTFPFGAFTFYFKQNQHGLFRVHAYRYAEDSSTFIVECTDAASKAAGFDDYNEEQTIAYMEQLFAEELKGHRLVGNKSVWRHFATVKNGKWWTRLQQAGKPGAHVVLLGDALHTAHFSIGSGTKLALEDAIDLHREVVSCCFADEENRAENLSKALSAFEANRKPGVSSIQRAAQVSLEWFENTERYMGLEPLQFAFSLLTRSLRVNHANLQLRDPELTARVDRWVARGASLAAGVAASEDLPPMFTPLKLRELVLPNRIGVSPMCQYSAEDGLIGDWHLVHLGSRAIGGAGLLMCEMTAISREARISQGCAGLYTEEHTAAWKRVVDFARANSSAKLGIQLGHAGPKGATDLPWLGEAPLKSGAWPLLAASAVPYSPASQTPRAMTREDMDRTRDDYVAAAKRALEADFDLLEIHLAHGYLLASFVSPLLNRREDDYGGSVAGRMRYPLEVIDAVRDLWPKGRPLSVRISACDWHEGGISPDDVVAMGKLLKDHGVDIVDVSTGQTVAAQRPEYGRLYQTPFSELVRLTSGLPTMTVGNISSFSDANSIIAGGRADVCLLARGHLFDPYWTQHAAQAQGVELPWPSQYLAVQRFRPRSD from the coding sequence GTGGACGTCGTCTGTGTTGGAGGTGGCCCTGCTGGGCTGTATTTCGCCGCACTGCTCAAGCAGTCCCATCCGGAGACCCGAGTGCGGGTCTACGAGCGCAACCGCGCGGATGACACTTTTGGTTTCGGGGTTGTCTTCTCCGATCGCACGATGGACAACCTGCGAGAGGCGGACGAGCCGAGCCAGCAAGCGATCACCCAGAGCTTCGCCCACTGGGACGACATCGATATTCATTACCGCGGGGAAGTCATTACCTCGGTAGGCCATGGCTTCGCCGGGATGAGCCGCCAGCGTCTGCTGACGATTCTGCAGGAACGGGCGAGGGAGCTTGGCGTCGAACTTCATTTCGAACACGACATCGGCGACGTGTCGCAGTTCCAGGACGCTGACTTGGTGGTCGCAGCGGACGGTATCAACAGCCAGATCCGCAGCGCGCTCGCGGCGGATTTCGCACCCGACATCGACGACCGGCCGAATCGCTTCGTGTGGCTAGGCACCACGTTTCCGTTTGGTGCCTTCACCTTCTACTTCAAGCAGAACCAGCACGGACTATTCCGCGTCCACGCGTACCGCTACGCCGAGGACAGCTCGACCTTCATCGTCGAGTGCACGGACGCCGCGAGCAAGGCGGCGGGCTTCGACGACTACAACGAAGAGCAGACCATCGCCTACATGGAGCAGCTGTTCGCCGAGGAGCTGAAGGGGCATCGTCTTGTCGGCAACAAGAGCGTCTGGCGGCACTTCGCGACGGTGAAGAACGGCAAGTGGTGGACACGGCTCCAGCAAGCCGGCAAGCCTGGGGCGCACGTGGTGCTCCTCGGCGACGCGCTGCACACCGCGCACTTCTCCATTGGCTCCGGCACGAAGCTGGCCCTGGAGGACGCCATCGACTTGCATCGGGAGGTGGTTTCCTGTTGCTTTGCTGACGAAGAAAACCGCGCGGAAAATTTGTCTAAGGCGCTCTCGGCCTTCGAGGCGAACCGCAAGCCCGGGGTGTCGAGCATTCAGCGCGCCGCCCAGGTGAGCCTGGAGTGGTTCGAGAACACCGAGCGCTACATGGGCCTCGAGCCGCTGCAGTTCGCCTTCAGCTTGCTCACCCGAAGCTTGCGGGTGAATCACGCCAACCTCCAGCTCCGCGATCCGGAGCTGACCGCCCGGGTCGATCGCTGGGTAGCACGCGGCGCGAGTCTTGCCGCCGGTGTGGCGGCGTCTGAAGATCTCCCTCCCATGTTCACGCCGCTCAAGTTGCGAGAGCTGGTGTTGCCAAACCGCATCGGCGTCTCCCCGATGTGTCAGTACTCTGCCGAAGACGGACTGATCGGAGATTGGCACCTGGTTCATCTCGGGAGTCGCGCCATCGGCGGTGCCGGGCTCTTGATGTGCGAGATGACGGCTATCAGCCGCGAGGCGCGCATCTCTCAAGGTTGCGCCGGCCTGTACACCGAAGAGCATACTGCCGCGTGGAAGCGCGTGGTTGATTTTGCGCGGGCGAATTCCAGCGCGAAGCTCGGCATTCAGCTGGGGCACGCTGGACCCAAGGGTGCGACGGACCTGCCGTGGCTCGGTGAAGCACCGCTCAAGAGCGGGGCTTGGCCGCTGCTCGCAGCCAGCGCGGTGCCGTATTCCCCCGCAAGCCAAACGCCGCGCGCGATGACTCGTGAGGACATGGACCGTACGCGGGATGACTACGTTGCCGCCGCCAAGCGAGCTCTGGAGGCCGACTTCGACTTGCTCGAGATCCACCTCGCTCACGGCTACTTACTGGCAAGCTTTGTGTCTCCGCTGCTGAATCGCCGCGAAGACGACTACGGCGGCTCCGTGGCCGGCCGTATGCGCTATCCGCTCGAGGTGATCGACGCCGTCCGCGACCTGTGGCCCAAGGGGCGGCCGCTCAGCGTCCGTATCTCTGCCTGTGACTGGCATGAAGGCGGCATCTCGCCCGACGACGTCGTTGCGATGGGCAAGCTGCTGAAGGACCACGGCGTCGACATCGTTGATGTTTCCACGGGGCAAACAGTCGCGGCCCAGCGCCCCGAGTACGGTCGCTTGTATCAGACTCCGTTCAGTGAGCTCGTCCGGCTGACATCAGGCCTGCCGACGATGACCGTTGGCAATATCTCTTCGTTCAGTGACGCCAACAGCATCATCGCAGGCGGACGCGCGGACGTTTGCTTGCTCGCGCGAGGCCATCTCTTCGACCCATACTGGACTCAGCACGCGGCGCAGGCTCAGGGCGTAGAACTCCCTTGGCCGTCGCAGTACCTGGCGGTGCAGCGCTTCCGTCCGCGCTCCGACTGA
- a CDS encoding sigma 54-interacting transcriptional regulator produces the protein MALHLAHSVAAAPGDSGVREAATFDVLDDIVRQRSAQGVLSVRVDSSSDLNAVIGHLERRAEQQGRPVVVVTSTGVESSFRDAAQRLGLRAVPHDALEAAQAIGEEASRRGLLLAVPLLAGPGSNQISQWDLNVAAALSRGEYQALVVLISPRELEVSPELEALSFSVGRELSSEEARRWWDALSESARARSEGVGLAGLERWAKRGMSSRLLRGTDEEVAAAPELSDSARHLLGRVVLAHRAWPERSLAALGSEALAPTSALAELLASGRVDLRDGLICALHGEGSGPAVEDADRVCVAEALQQTFPADAWAFVRAAELLAAAGSGDAAEAAMRRALRAAADASSRSALWERWRSALETLDDAQRSTLGIRGAELALELGDVDVALVWAERASGVRPRPESALVLGRAALARGDLVSAEAALRRARELGGASDVREAAIAELAEVAYASGDIERARAFAHEVIESEKASVRLSARNLLGKLLLAQAEWDAADAHFASDACDAAFCGERVAELRARINRAIALLSRGSPDEARPILLDVLNSAEQAGEVRAQGFALSNLAVLAIERHDYSQALDLSERAISVFRKLGERLGFARDVTNLVELRLRLGLVDAAEQALTFGRQALGPGAPASRLTELGLAAARVHLARGRTLEAERELRTAMRSATLSSDGDKLCECHRLAVRVALEEGVVLRAEADLARAETLSNNPFSSAEVAILRGLVQRAAGKPDLEHCLQAVLVARETGDEELAREAHVLVAEIALNRGAEGLATEHIRAAVSLRDEVAENLGGSYREVYLARPDLRSLSQLEVLLIEPENEPLPTPSTRGTNWSRAAARREREYVGRHASVKKLLATVARVGETDSTVLIHGESGSGKELIAEGLHRASYRRSGPLVKVNCGALVETLLLSELFGHEKGAFTGANTRKRGRFERAHGGTLFLDEIGDISPRTQVALLRALEEGSIERVGGSAPISVDVRIVCATHRDLRRLVERGEFREDLYYRLSGITLQVPALRDRLSDLPALCGALLDSIARERNEAPKQVDANALDLLAQHRWPGNVRELENALRVASLFAESNQIRCEDFTNHVEALARVAEAQPSAPTSASLPPLSQDFSQAALSQPGVSQLDSRPDLGLPDAAFSLPHASAGYEAGDDVAGGAYTQIRDQGVSLSDLKRQIERECIARALEETGGNITRAAGVLGMKRPRLSQLVKQYGLTTSQQDSSADDSSSPSAVGFEDES, from the coding sequence TTGGCGCTCCATCTCGCTCACTCCGTTGCGGCCGCCCCGGGAGACTCCGGCGTTCGCGAAGCGGCCACCTTCGACGTGCTCGACGACATCGTTCGTCAGCGGAGTGCTCAAGGTGTGCTCAGCGTTCGCGTGGACTCGAGTTCCGATCTCAACGCGGTGATTGGGCATTTGGAGCGGCGCGCGGAGCAGCAGGGTCGGCCTGTTGTGGTCGTCACGAGCACCGGCGTCGAGAGCAGCTTTCGTGACGCCGCTCAGCGCCTCGGTTTGCGGGCGGTTCCCCACGATGCGCTCGAGGCCGCTCAAGCGATCGGCGAAGAGGCATCTCGGCGTGGGCTGCTGCTCGCCGTACCGCTGCTCGCAGGGCCAGGCTCCAACCAGATCAGTCAATGGGACCTGAACGTCGCTGCAGCGCTTTCCCGTGGGGAATACCAGGCGCTGGTGGTGCTCATCTCACCGCGTGAGCTGGAGGTCAGCCCGGAGCTTGAGGCCTTGAGCTTTAGCGTCGGCCGCGAGCTCAGCTCGGAAGAGGCTCGCCGTTGGTGGGATGCCCTCAGCGAGTCCGCGCGGGCGCGCTCTGAAGGCGTTGGCCTCGCCGGGCTGGAGCGCTGGGCAAAGCGCGGCATGTCGAGCCGCCTGTTGCGCGGCACCGACGAAGAAGTGGCGGCTGCACCCGAACTCTCTGACAGCGCGCGGCACCTGCTTGGCCGCGTGGTGCTTGCTCACCGCGCGTGGCCCGAGCGCAGCCTGGCGGCGCTTGGCTCCGAGGCGTTGGCGCCAACCAGCGCGCTCGCGGAGCTGCTCGCATCCGGTCGCGTCGACCTCAGAGACGGCTTGATCTGCGCGCTGCATGGCGAAGGTTCCGGGCCGGCGGTCGAAGATGCTGATCGCGTCTGCGTTGCCGAGGCTTTGCAGCAGACTTTCCCTGCGGATGCGTGGGCCTTTGTGCGGGCAGCGGAGCTGCTCGCCGCGGCAGGCAGTGGCGATGCCGCTGAGGCGGCGATGCGCCGAGCGCTTCGCGCGGCGGCAGACGCTTCGAGTCGGTCGGCGCTCTGGGAGCGTTGGCGTTCGGCGCTCGAAACCCTCGACGACGCGCAGCGCTCGACTCTGGGTATCCGCGGCGCCGAGCTGGCGCTCGAGCTGGGCGACGTAGACGTTGCGTTGGTCTGGGCGGAGCGCGCATCCGGCGTGAGGCCTCGGCCCGAGTCGGCATTGGTGCTCGGGCGCGCGGCGCTTGCGCGGGGCGACCTGGTCAGTGCTGAGGCAGCGCTGCGTCGTGCACGAGAGCTCGGTGGAGCCTCCGACGTGCGTGAGGCCGCCATCGCAGAGCTGGCTGAAGTCGCGTACGCCTCCGGCGACATCGAGCGAGCTCGGGCGTTCGCCCACGAAGTGATCGAGTCGGAGAAGGCGTCGGTGCGTCTCTCCGCACGGAATCTACTCGGGAAGCTGCTTCTGGCGCAGGCGGAGTGGGACGCTGCGGATGCGCACTTTGCCTCCGACGCATGTGACGCGGCCTTCTGCGGCGAGCGTGTCGCCGAGCTGCGTGCCCGGATCAACCGTGCGATTGCGCTGCTATCCCGGGGTAGTCCCGACGAAGCGCGACCGATCCTGCTGGATGTCTTGAACTCGGCAGAGCAAGCCGGCGAGGTGCGCGCCCAAGGCTTTGCTCTGAGTAACCTTGCGGTGCTCGCCATCGAGCGCCACGACTACTCCCAGGCACTCGACTTGAGTGAGCGCGCCATTTCGGTGTTCCGTAAGCTAGGCGAACGCCTGGGCTTCGCTCGAGACGTCACCAACTTGGTGGAGCTTCGCTTGCGCCTGGGCTTGGTCGACGCTGCGGAGCAGGCGCTGACGTTCGGGCGCCAAGCGCTTGGACCAGGTGCTCCGGCTTCTCGACTGACGGAACTTGGCCTGGCTGCGGCGCGTGTTCACCTAGCGCGCGGGCGCACCCTCGAGGCGGAGCGCGAGCTTCGCACGGCAATGCGTAGCGCCACGCTCTCCAGCGACGGTGACAAGCTATGCGAATGTCATCGGCTTGCGGTTCGCGTCGCCCTGGAAGAGGGCGTGGTGCTGCGCGCAGAGGCTGACCTCGCGCGCGCTGAGACTCTCAGCAACAATCCCTTCTCCTCCGCCGAGGTCGCGATCCTCCGCGGGCTCGTGCAGCGTGCCGCCGGCAAGCCAGATCTCGAGCACTGCTTGCAGGCCGTGCTCGTCGCACGAGAAACCGGAGACGAAGAGCTCGCTCGTGAAGCCCACGTTCTGGTCGCGGAAATCGCTCTCAACCGAGGCGCCGAGGGGCTCGCTACGGAACATATCCGCGCGGCAGTGTCGTTGCGTGATGAGGTTGCCGAGAACTTGGGCGGTAGCTATCGCGAGGTTTACCTCGCGCGGCCAGATCTACGCAGTCTGTCTCAGCTTGAAGTCCTGCTGATCGAGCCTGAAAACGAGCCGCTTCCCACGCCATCGACCCGCGGTACGAACTGGTCGCGCGCCGCCGCGCGGCGTGAGCGGGAGTACGTTGGGCGCCACGCTAGCGTCAAGAAGCTGCTCGCCACCGTCGCGCGCGTTGGCGAGACGGACTCGACGGTCCTGATTCACGGTGAGAGCGGCTCCGGAAAGGAGCTGATCGCCGAGGGGTTGCACCGCGCGAGCTACCGTCGCTCAGGCCCGCTGGTGAAGGTCAATTGCGGCGCGCTGGTCGAGACATTGCTCCTGAGTGAGCTGTTTGGTCACGAGAAGGGTGCCTTTACCGGCGCGAACACCCGCAAGCGAGGTCGCTTCGAGCGGGCCCACGGCGGCACACTGTTCCTCGATGAGATCGGCGACATCTCTCCCCGAACTCAGGTCGCCCTGCTGCGCGCTTTGGAAGAGGGCAGTATCGAGCGCGTCGGTGGTTCAGCGCCGATCTCCGTCGACGTTCGCATCGTGTGTGCGACGCACCGTGACCTGAGGCGGCTGGTGGAGCGCGGTGAGTTCCGTGAGGATCTCTACTACCGACTGAGCGGGATCACGTTGCAGGTCCCTGCGTTGCGCGACCGCCTGAGCGATCTACCCGCGCTGTGCGGTGCCCTGCTCGATTCCATCGCCCGAGAGCGAAACGAGGCTCCAAAGCAGGTGGATGCCAACGCTCTCGATCTGCTCGCCCAGCACCGCTGGCCAGGCAATGTTCGGGAACTCGAGAACGCGCTGCGGGTCGCGAGCCTGTTTGCAGAATCGAACCAGATTCGCTGCGAGGACTTCACGAACCATGTGGAAGCTCTCGCCCGGGTGGCTGAAGCCCAGCCCAGCGCGCCGACTTCGGCTTCTCTCCCCCCGCTCTCACAGGACTTCTCGCAAGCAGCGCTCTCCCAGCCTGGGGTCTCTCAGCTGGATTCGCGCCCTGACCTTGGTCTTCCGGATGCCGCTTTCTCGCTGCCACACGCCTCGGCCGGGTATGAAGCCGGTGACGATGTGGCAGGCGGTGCCTACACTCAAATCCGCGATCAAGGAGTTAGCCTCAGTGATCTCAAGCGCCAGATTGAACGCGAGTGCATCGCTCGTGCTCTCGAAGAAACTGGCGGGAATATTACCCGTGCTGCGGGGGTCTTGGGCATGAAGCGCCCGCGGCTCAGCCAGCTGGTGAAGCAATACGGACTGACCACGAGTCAGCAAGACTCCTCCGCGGACGACTCTTCGTCCCCCAGTGCGGTAGGCTTCGAGGACGAATCATGA